One region of Sulfurisphaera ohwakuensis genomic DNA includes:
- a CDS encoding ABC transporter ATP-binding protein: MIVEISNVWKFYGKLIANEDISMYINEGEIVSLLGPNGAGKTTLVKQIYGELIPDKGEIKVFGKKATDRKVKKLMGVVPQDTEPFGDLTVWDNIYHMGRIKGLSKTQAVKNTEELIEKLDLLNEKSKFARDLSGGLKRRTLIAMALVNNPKLLILDEPTTGLDPEARREVWDLLLSLKKEGRSMLLTTHYLDEAERLADRIYLINRKVILEGTPSSLKEKFSTWYEVIDYSSGKILKVKGEEELKKVIMSINGKFEVRLPSLEEIYLEVIKDAT; encoded by the coding sequence GTGATCGTTGAGATAAGTAATGTTTGGAAATTTTATGGAAAGCTCATAGCTAATGAGGATATTTCGATGTATATAAATGAAGGTGAAATTGTTTCCCTTTTAGGTCCTAATGGTGCTGGGAAAACGACTTTGGTAAAACAAATATATGGTGAGTTAATTCCAGATAAGGGTGAGATAAAAGTATTTGGTAAAAAAGCTACAGATAGAAAAGTAAAGAAGTTAATGGGAGTTGTACCACAAGATACCGAACCTTTTGGTGACTTGACGGTTTGGGATAATATATATCACATGGGAAGGATAAAGGGATTAAGTAAGACCCAAGCTGTAAAAAATACTGAAGAGTTAATAGAAAAGTTGGATCTTTTAAACGAAAAGAGTAAATTTGCAAGGGATTTATCTGGTGGTTTAAAAAGAAGGACTTTGATTGCGATGGCTTTGGTTAACAATCCTAAGCTTTTAATATTGGACGAGCCAACAACTGGCTTAGACCCAGAAGCGAGAAGAGAAGTATGGGATTTACTACTTAGCCTTAAGAAAGAGGGAAGGAGTATGTTACTTACAACCCATTATTTAGATGAGGCTGAGAGACTTGCAGATAGAATTTATCTTATTAATAGAAAAGTGATACTTGAGGGAACTCCTTCTAGTTTAAAGGAGAAGTTCTCTACATGGTACGAGGTTATAGATTATTCGTCAGGAAAAATTCTGAAAGTGAAGGGAGAAGAAGAGTTGAAGAAAGTTATTATGAGCATTAACGGAAAGTTTGAAGTTAGGCTACCTTCATTAGAGGAAATTTATTTAGAGGTGATAAAAGATGCTACGTGA
- a CDS encoding ABC transporter permease, with the protein MLREFLQLLIMQFKMVKAYLPAVIFYSIFFPLAFMFSFGLITFSKYLVYFISGTITFYISIGVFVSTTQTLSSERREGRFSLIIASGISKELYAISIAITQGISTLIMIPVIVILGEYILHIILKSVIYLLLSVIIGIFTFSMLGITLGLGIKNYYAVMQYSQILGFALTFFAPVYYPITFIPVPFRYLTYLEPTTYMSEAIYNSFIGNPVALLWNLGCLIYGIALMIINTRILKST; encoded by the coding sequence ATGCTACGTGAATTCCTTCAATTATTGATCATGCAGTTTAAGATGGTTAAGGCGTATCTGCCGGCTGTGATCTTCTATTCAATCTTTTTCCCATTAGCCTTCATGTTCTCTTTTGGGCTAATTACTTTCTCAAAATATCTAGTTTATTTCATCTCAGGCACAATAACTTTTTACATATCAATTGGTGTGTTTGTTAGTACTACTCAAACTTTATCTAGTGAGAGAAGAGAAGGAAGATTTTCTCTCATTATTGCTTCTGGTATATCAAAGGAATTATATGCAATAAGTATTGCAATAACCCAAGGTATTTCAACATTAATTATGATTCCAGTAATAGTCATCTTAGGAGAATATATTTTACACATTATCTTAAAATCTGTAATTTATCTCTTATTAAGTGTTATAATTGGCATCTTTACCTTTTCTATGTTAGGAATAACGTTAGGTTTAGGGATTAAGAACTATTATGCGGTTATGCAGTACTCTCAAATTTTAGGATTTGCATTAACCTTTTTTGCCCCGGTTTACTATCCAATCACTTTTATACCAGTTCCATTTAGATACTTAACTTACTTAGAACCAACAACATATATGTCAGAAGCCATTTACAATTCGTTTATAGGGAATCCAGTAGCTCTACTTTGGAACTTAGGTTGTTTAATTTACGGTATAGCACTGATGATAATAAACACTAGAATATTAAAATCAACGTAA
- a CDS encoding CRISPR-associated transcriptional regulator Csa3, whose protein sequence is MEEKVTLVFGVGFTAEYVIRAISERGIKDVSAVAVFSVASEEEFRKRQAEEAMDAIIKYLSAIGITGYPKYISIKQPFDYIIYQISDVLWTKNNLEFYIIGGMRILNLALYYYAMLAKALGKRVKAYSYTEDMSYKYELPVIIPAKPSDAGYEILDYLGSKYGEVYMNDIAKILNKSLPTISKQIDFLEKQGYVECKETKPKPCKITDLGKVCLQTLRGLKSKMNKF, encoded by the coding sequence ATGGAAGAGAAGGTAACACTTGTCTTTGGTGTAGGTTTTACCGCTGAATACGTAATTAGGGCTATATCGGAAAGGGGAATTAAAGATGTATCTGCAGTAGCTGTATTCTCTGTAGCATCTGAAGAAGAATTTAGGAAAAGACAAGCTGAAGAAGCCATGGATGCAATTATTAAATACCTATCAGCAATTGGGATAACGGGTTATCCTAAGTATATCTCGATTAAACAACCTTTTGACTACATAATTTATCAGATCTCTGATGTTTTGTGGACTAAAAATAATTTAGAATTCTACATAATCGGTGGTATGAGAATACTTAACCTGGCACTTTATTATTATGCAATGCTCGCAAAGGCTTTAGGAAAAAGAGTTAAGGCCTACTCCTACACAGAAGACATGAGCTATAAGTATGAGCTACCAGTAATAATACCGGCTAAACCTTCAGACGCTGGGTATGAGATCTTGGACTATTTAGGTTCAAAATACGGAGAAGTGTATATGAATGACATAGCAAAAATTCTAAATAAATCTTTACCTACCATTTCTAAGCAAATAGACTTTCTTGAAAAGCAAGGATATGTAGAATGTAAAGAGACTAAACCTAAGCCATGTAAAATTACTGATTTAGGGAAAGTGTGTTTACAAACACTAAGAGGCTTAAAAAGTAAAATGAACAAATTCTAA
- a CDS encoding MBL fold metallo-hydrolase — translation MPCRGLHSIPAGPVEFPDITTVYVMCGEKITVMVDAGVSNSIADFSFLDKLDYIVLTHLHIDHIGLLPELLQVYKAKILVKNGFKKYLTTDEGIKKLNETAEKVLGDLYYIYGGLEKKLDQDKVIEVEGNEEFDLGGYKMKLIYTPGHARHHISVQIDDFLFTGDSAGAYFNGVVIPTTPPVIDYKMYIESLKKQIELKPKVVGFAHGGLVSPKIMEEHLKQMLSEGEIQINVDIGGIAGEVLRKQIEVNLRGLRESKKSI, via the coding sequence ATGCCTTGCAGAGGTTTACATTCTATTCCCGCAGGACCAGTAGAGTTTCCAGATATTACCACGGTTTATGTTATGTGCGGTGAAAAAATAACGGTAATGGTTGATGCTGGAGTTAGTAACTCAATAGCAGACTTTTCATTCTTAGACAAACTCGACTATATTGTTCTTACTCACCTTCATATAGATCATATAGGTTTACTACCAGAACTTTTACAAGTTTATAAAGCTAAGATTCTAGTAAAAAACGGTTTCAAGAAATACTTAACCACTGATGAAGGTATTAAGAAATTAAACGAAACTGCTGAAAAGGTCTTAGGAGATCTTTATTATATTTATGGTGGTCTAGAGAAAAAACTTGATCAAGACAAGGTTATAGAAGTTGAGGGTAATGAGGAATTTGACTTAGGAGGATATAAAATGAAATTAATTTATACTCCAGGCCATGCAAGACACCACATCTCAGTTCAAATTGATGATTTTCTGTTTACTGGAGATAGTGCTGGAGCCTATTTTAATGGTGTCGTTATTCCAACAACACCACCAGTAATTGATTATAAAATGTACATAGAAAGTTTAAAGAAACAAATAGAGTTAAAGCCAAAAGTTGTAGGATTTGCCCACGGCGGTCTAGTTTCTCCTAAAATAATGGAAGAACATTTAAAACAAATGTTAAGTGAAGGGGAAATACAGATAAATGTTGATATTGGAGGAATAGCTGGAGAAGTATTGAGGAAACAAATAGAAGTTAACTTAAGAGGATTAAGAGAAAGTAAGAAGTCTATTTAA
- a CDS encoding DUF1059 domain-containing protein, whose amino-acid sequence MPKYSFSCASVGMNCGFEIKNASSEDELLEMLKIHAKSSHGVTSIPPELLAKIKQNIKKTGKYSFSCASVGMNCGFEIINADSEEELLDELMVHAKMSHNLSSIPPDTLNKIKQNIKVM is encoded by the coding sequence ATGCCTAAATATTCATTTAGTTGTGCAAGTGTAGGAATGAACTGCGGATTCGAAATAAAGAATGCTAGTAGCGAAGACGAGTTATTAGAAATGCTAAAAATTCATGCCAAATCTAGCCATGGAGTAACCTCAATACCGCCTGAATTACTTGCAAAAATAAAGCAAAATATAAAGAAAACAGGAAAGTACTCATTTAGTTGTGCAAGTGTAGGAATGAACTGCGGATTCGAAATAATTAATGCAGATTCTGAAGAAGAATTGTTAGACGAATTAATGGTTCATGCTAAAATGTCTCATAATTTATCTTCAATACCCCCAGATACTCTAAACAAAATTAAACAAAATATTAAAGTAATGTAA
- a CDS encoding DUF1059 domain-containing protein: MVFGFGRKKKFEFQCSSIGMNCGFEIKNASTEDELMEILKIHAKKAHGLNEIPQDVINKIRQNIKKV, encoded by the coding sequence ATGGTATTTGGATTTGGAAGAAAAAAGAAGTTTGAGTTTCAATGTTCTAGCATAGGTATGAATTGCGGATTTGAGATAAAGAACGCCTCTACAGAAGATGAGCTTATGGAAATTTTAAAGATTCATGCTAAAAAAGCCCATGGATTAAATGAAATTCCACAAGACGTAATAAATAAAATTAGGCAAAACATAAAGAAAGTGTGA
- a CDS encoding winged helix-turn-helix transcriptional regulator → MDLIDKRILFYFLRDGRISQRQIASLLGLTPASLNYRFKKLMDDGILKGFKLYINPNFYGKIQIYIAFKNYNDLDGEFISFKLKCLEWLNVYGVQAKDNIELKDRLSYMAKQLGDPVLSYFPLQSLFKPSNLDIKIVEELKKDPRIQPVDIAEKLGVNSKIVEKHIRYLRHRGLILVVPEIELGKTDIVIFSMFSNKIEDISIVLQDCKIWQFTDGYAGITVCYADNMERARKYISAAREVDKDADVMIIYDYIFK, encoded by the coding sequence ATGGATTTAATAGACAAGAGAATTCTTTTTTATTTTTTGAGAGATGGTAGAATATCACAAAGACAAATAGCTTCACTTCTAGGCCTTACTCCAGCAAGTTTAAATTATCGTTTTAAGAAATTAATGGATGATGGAATATTAAAAGGATTTAAGCTATATATAAATCCTAATTTTTATGGAAAAATACAGATTTATATTGCATTTAAAAATTATAATGATTTGGATGGCGAGTTTATCTCATTTAAGTTAAAGTGCCTTGAGTGGCTTAACGTGTATGGTGTTCAGGCAAAGGATAATATTGAACTTAAGGATAGGCTAAGTTATATGGCCAAACAATTAGGTGACCCAGTACTTTCTTATTTTCCACTTCAATCTCTTTTTAAACCGTCAAACTTAGATATTAAAATTGTAGAAGAGTTAAAGAAAGATCCGAGAATTCAGCCAGTCGATATAGCTGAAAAGCTTGGAGTCAACAGTAAAATAGTGGAAAAACATATAAGATATTTAAGACACAGAGGTTTAATCCTTGTTGTACCCGAAATAGAACTAGGAAAAACTGATATTGTAATATTCTCTATGTTTTCTAATAAAATCGAAGATATTTCAATTGTTTTACAAGATTGTAAAATTTGGCAATTTACAGATGGTTACGCCGGTATTACAGTATGTTATGCCGATAATATGGAAAGGGCAAGGAAGTATATAAGCGCCGCTAGGGAAGTGGACAAAGATGCTGATGTTATGATAATTTATGATTATATTTTTAAATGA
- a CDS encoding vitamin K epoxide reductase family protein gives MYLYLHLLLEKIPTYCNVSAIIDCHKVELSVYSHFLGIPDSLLGLIYFSIMTVLWLIGIEEILRYLWIVGAIFSIYLIYTEILIGSLCIYCTLAHLCCLIQGIILFKNN, from the coding sequence TTGTATCTATATTTACATCTATTGTTAGAAAAGATCCCAACATATTGTAATGTGTCCGCTATAATAGATTGTCATAAAGTTGAGTTAAGCGTGTATTCGCATTTTTTAGGAATACCCGACTCTTTATTAGGGTTGATATACTTTTCAATTATGACAGTACTTTGGCTTATAGGAATAGAAGAAATACTCAGATATTTATGGATTGTAGGTGCTATATTCTCAATATATCTTATCTATACAGAAATATTAATAGGAAGTTTATGTATTTATTGTACTCTAGCACACTTATGTTGCCTTATTCAAGGAATAATATTATTCAAAAATAATTAA
- a CDS encoding DUF929 domain-containing protein, with amino-acid sequence MIRRNLRYFLLAIILIIVIVGVSIFSSTKTTTTSVIGKTIPNNLYNQLVELSDQGYNITALPTYYFKVSPLNFSSNGKPAVIFVGAEWCPYCAAERWALIIALLRFGNFSGLEYMLSSSTDVYPNTPTFTFVNATYSSPYITFYGIEYQDRNYQPLEKVPNQVYYVWSNYANLSIPFIVIGYYYKVGTSIDPGLLSNHNWTYVIEQLHNPNSQIYKEIYAEANLITEMICKVDGGKPYSVCSHFIQNDYIPNIYIGEELRVEK; translated from the coding sequence ATGATAAGAAGAAATTTAAGATACTTTCTCTTAGCTATTATATTAATAATTGTTATTGTAGGAGTAAGTATTTTCTCTTCAACAAAAACTACAACAACTTCAGTAATAGGAAAAACTATTCCTAACAATTTATATAATCAGCTAGTAGAGTTAAGTGATCAAGGCTACAATATTACTGCATTACCTACGTACTACTTTAAAGTATCTCCTCTCAATTTCTCTTCAAACGGTAAACCAGCAGTCATCTTTGTAGGTGCAGAATGGTGTCCTTACTGTGCAGCTGAAAGATGGGCATTGATAATAGCTCTTCTTAGATTTGGTAATTTTTCCGGCTTAGAATACATGCTTTCAAGCTCTACTGATGTCTATCCTAATACTCCAACTTTCACTTTTGTTAATGCCACTTATTCGAGTCCTTACATAACATTTTATGGAATTGAGTACCAAGATAGAAATTATCAACCACTCGAAAAAGTTCCTAATCAAGTCTATTATGTTTGGAGCAATTACGCAAACTTATCAATTCCATTTATTGTAATAGGATATTATTATAAAGTTGGAACTAGTATTGATCCAGGCTTACTATCTAATCATAACTGGACTTACGTAATAGAGCAACTTCATAATCCTAATAGCCAAATTTACAAAGAAATTTATGCAGAAGCTAATCTAATAACAGAAATGATATGTAAGGTGGATGGAGGAAAACCTTACTCTGTATGTTCACATTTTATACAAAATGATTACATTCCTAACATATACATAGGTGAGGAACTACGCGTAGAAAAATAG
- a CDS encoding 4Fe-4S binding protein: MNKINKLIFSFPLKILNKSYILALIIVPITIFFPIPSVIFTLIFVGLLFQGLYLQRFMPTNKPYMVIEILAILSFIYAIFFFKELYNLTNLIFLSYIIPVSLCIFRLRREIRIKVSYLENSKVAFLLLLSAFVLVWFASGFLDLVTTTFSLFNQFGSSFILLDALSAFASVTASSWFMISMGIWLGILGIFRVIEYNKLENKIRYLLMMFAYTFYSIYLPSFSPISNQVQYIPYMWFNGLGTYGPVEPSYLFDGIIGTFVVTAVLSFMFGSRQICSVTCTAPYMLQGTFLDSMKKYNRSSKIGRKTLTSRLNSWYKWVMILTWSSLLVFAVLSYLDYEGIITFSILGNDPTVFYASLYFNVIWYIQFMLMPFLGNYACVNSGICAWGSFNQLFGYLGFFKLKIKDPKQCLNCKTVDCANACPVGLTDMRASFIKKGEFKSFKCIGVGDCVEACPYNNIMFYDFRSWIRSKLNKKGIIKDSVELH, translated from the coding sequence ATGAATAAGATAAATAAGTTAATTTTTTCTTTTCCTTTAAAAATTTTAAATAAATCATATATTTTAGCTTTAATTATAGTTCCTATTACTATATTCTTTCCAATACCTTCAGTAATATTCACTTTAATATTCGTAGGATTACTCTTTCAAGGACTTTATTTACAGAGATTTATGCCCACAAACAAACCTTATATGGTTATTGAAATTCTTGCGATCCTATCATTTATATATGCTATATTTTTCTTCAAGGAATTATATAATTTAACAAACTTAATCTTTTTATCTTACATAATTCCAGTTTCACTATGTATTTTTAGGCTTAGAAGGGAAATTAGGATAAAGGTTAGTTATTTAGAAAACTCCAAAGTAGCTTTTCTTCTTCTGCTTTCAGCCTTTGTATTAGTTTGGTTTGCAAGTGGATTCTTAGATCTAGTAACAACAACTTTTTCTTTGTTTAATCAATTCGGCTCTTCCTTTATATTGTTAGACGCATTATCTGCCTTTGCCTCAGTTACTGCAAGTTCGTGGTTTATGATAAGCATGGGAATTTGGTTAGGAATACTTGGAATATTTAGGGTTATTGAGTATAATAAATTGGAAAATAAGATAAGATATCTGCTAATGATGTTTGCTTACACATTTTACAGTATTTATCTGCCATCATTTTCACCAATTTCGAATCAAGTTCAATATATTCCTTACATGTGGTTTAATGGTCTTGGGACTTATGGGCCTGTGGAGCCTTCATATTTATTTGACGGTATAATAGGCACTTTTGTAGTTACCGCAGTATTATCATTTATGTTTGGTTCAAGGCAAATATGTTCTGTGACATGTACAGCACCATATATGTTACAAGGAACATTCCTTGACTCTATGAAAAAGTATAACAGATCTTCAAAAATCGGAAGAAAAACTTTGACCTCTAGGTTAAACTCGTGGTATAAATGGGTAATGATTTTAACGTGGTCTTCTTTATTGGTATTTGCCGTTCTCTCGTACTTAGATTATGAGGGTATTATAACTTTTTCAATTTTAGGCAATGATCCTACAGTATTTTATGCAAGCTTGTATTTTAACGTAATTTGGTATATCCAATTCATGTTAATGCCATTTCTGGGGAATTATGCTTGCGTAAACAGCGGGATTTGTGCTTGGGGCTCATTTAATCAATTATTTGGATATTTAGGATTTTTCAAGCTTAAAATAAAAGATCCTAAACAATGTTTAAATTGTAAAACAGTAGATTGTGCGAATGCTTGTCCAGTAGGTTTAACAGATATGAGGGCATCTTTCATAAAGAAAGGAGAATTCAAATCATTCAAATGTATAGGTGTAGGAGATTGTGTCGAAGCTTGCCCTTATAATAACATAATGTTTTATGATTTTAGATCTTGGATTAGATCAAAGTTAAATAAGAAGGGGATAATTAAAGATTCTGTTGAATTACATTAG
- a CDS encoding DUF4898 domain-containing protein, producing the protein MVELVDINDVESLMKFFNFSKKLIIPIKIISDKEKFFNYILPRQGAFCIIRPKDYEIESVIKEIRENPFYIFISEELKDELILLY; encoded by the coding sequence ATGGTTGAATTAGTAGATATTAATGATGTAGAGTCTCTCATGAAATTTTTTAATTTCTCTAAAAAGCTTATAATTCCTATTAAAATTATTTCGGATAAGGAGAAGTTCTTTAATTATATTCTTCCTAGGCAGGGAGCATTTTGTATTATAAGACCAAAGGATTACGAAATAGAGAGTGTAATTAAAGAAATAAGAGAAAATCCATTTTATATATTTATTTCTGAAGAACTTAAAGATGAGTTAATATTACTATACTAA
- a CDS encoding nitric oxide response protein — MKLPLLLMISGIILLLFGGIPAVFEFMNMQGFFIDPTSSLFPAHWFIMIFGFFGLLIGNEIFVALSIEWSGKTADNRLIASYLVFTILGIISFFYNQQLGFIFILIAMNILLYYSQEYLGKSRIGINPTVYNWLLFYSLMITIVIISVQIGLGYAIPYLNLIFPTSMIFAVMTRDIGLVTRIKISSSRNWENILAFILLVVGMGFRENVLMLLAWVLSFHASGLYRPKGRRYPILHLTTAWIYLLIGSIFISNYDVFIHSIAVGFLFNTVFGVDVVLMDLFANAFQKRVSVKPSYIPFFLLNIGLIMRLLYDFGFTTPIFILASPLQGIGILSFFILTLRQVLIK, encoded by the coding sequence ATGAAGTTACCATTATTACTTATGATTTCAGGGATAATACTTCTACTATTTGGAGGTATACCAGCAGTTTTCGAATTTATGAATATGCAAGGATTCTTTATAGATCCTACAAGTAGTTTATTCCCAGCACACTGGTTTATAATGATATTTGGTTTCTTTGGTTTACTAATTGGAAATGAAATATTCGTAGCGTTAAGCATAGAATGGAGTGGAAAAACTGCAGATAATCGGCTGATAGCGTCTTATCTAGTATTTACAATTCTCGGTATAATCTCATTTTTCTATAACCAACAGTTGGGATTTATTTTTATCCTTATTGCGATGAATATTTTACTTTACTACTCGCAAGAATATCTTGGAAAATCAAGAATAGGAATAAATCCGACTGTTTATAACTGGCTACTTTTCTATTCTTTAATGATAACAATTGTTATAATCTCAGTTCAAATTGGGTTAGGATATGCAATACCTTATTTGAATCTAATATTCCCAACAAGTATGATATTTGCAGTCATGACTAGGGATATAGGATTAGTAACTAGAATTAAAATATCCAGTTCAAGAAATTGGGAAAACATATTAGCCTTCATTTTACTGGTCGTAGGGATGGGATTTAGAGAAAATGTGTTAATGCTCCTTGCTTGGGTTTTATCATTTCACGCTTCAGGACTTTACAGACCAAAGGGAAGAAGATACCCAATATTACATTTAACTACTGCATGGATTTATTTACTGATTGGTTCTATTTTCATTTCTAACTATGATGTATTCATTCACTCAATTGCAGTTGGTTTCCTTTTCAATACAGTCTTTGGAGTAGATGTTGTCTTAATGGATCTATTTGCTAATGCTTTTCAAAAGAGGGTTTCTGTAAAGCCCTCATATATTCCATTTTTCTTACTTAATATAGGACTAATCATGAGACTGTTATACGACTTTGGCTTTACCACACCAATTTTTATATTGGCCTCACCATTACAAGGAATAGGAATTTTATCGTTCTTTATCCTTACCTTAAGACAAGTGTTGATTAAATGA
- a CDS encoding helix-turn-helix domain-containing protein yields the protein MPKSPFEVTLLIEDHPCEVMKLISTMGLKASVENVKLGDNVTDHIVLFDNKVKNEDVLKLKSGNSKVLRLSDNRIWVRTNGCSVCKVLYTSDVVVEKIKVVKERTLLYTLLIPNTSSLKEFLSKLTSQGVKVTVISTNEITGNELTERQMEILKLAYRLGYFDDDRGITLTELANRLNVSAPTLEEILRRALRKVVKYYLDKVG from the coding sequence ATGCCTAAATCACCGTTTGAAGTTACTCTATTGATAGAGGATCATCCTTGTGAGGTAATGAAGCTTATATCTACTATGGGCCTAAAAGCAAGCGTAGAGAATGTTAAACTAGGAGATAATGTAACTGATCATATAGTATTATTCGATAACAAAGTTAAAAATGAAGATGTGTTAAAACTTAAATCGGGTAATAGTAAGGTATTAAGGCTCTCAGATAACAGAATATGGGTTAGAACAAATGGTTGTTCTGTATGTAAAGTGCTTTATACCTCTGACGTTGTTGTAGAAAAGATAAAAGTTGTTAAAGAGAGAACTTTACTCTATACTCTTTTAATTCCTAATACCTCTTCATTAAAGGAGTTTTTATCAAAGCTAACGAGTCAAGGAGTTAAGGTTACTGTAATAAGTACAAACGAGATAACTGGTAACGAGTTGACTGAGAGACAGATGGAAATATTAAAATTGGCTTATAGATTAGGGTACTTTGATGATGATAGAGGCATAACTCTAACCGAATTGGCTAATAGATTGAACGTTTCTGCACCAACTCTGGAAGAAATATTACGAAGAGCTTTAAGAAAAGTAGTTAAATACTATCTTGATAAAGTAGGATAA
- a CDS encoding DUF488 domain-containing protein: MIKIKRIYDPVEKDDGIRILVDRLWPRGVRKDKVDVWLKDIAPSDELRTWFNHDPNKWEEFKKKYFEELSKNPKLDILLQLIKKGENVTLLYASKSPYNNAVALKEFLDKIFKAS; this comes from the coding sequence ATGATAAAAATAAAGAGAATTTATGATCCAGTAGAAAAAGATGACGGGATTAGGATATTGGTTGATAGATTATGGCCTAGAGGTGTTAGGAAAGATAAGGTAGATGTATGGCTTAAAGATATAGCGCCTAGCGATGAATTAAGAACATGGTTTAATCATGATCCTAATAAGTGGGAAGAGTTTAAAAAGAAATATTTTGAAGAACTTAGTAAGAATCCTAAACTGGATATTTTATTACAGTTGATTAAAAAAGGGGAAAATGTGACTCTACTTTATGCATCTAAATCACCATATAATAATGCTGTAGCATTAAAGGAATTTCTAGATAAGATATTTAAAGCGAGTTGA
- a CDS encoding hemerythrin domain-containing protein: MITDPISLLKFEHAILRVRFQMIKECLNIELGWNMLENTHYFIVNWHAKIEDKYVFPVLEKMGINVKPLSNDHLLIEKYGNSVLKEKRRDWAERYIRIVIDHNLNEEKIFPKEIEEHDILKDIIADMRNFSGYFEFTGLSEYDLYYSE; encoded by the coding sequence ATGATAACAGATCCAATTTCTCTATTGAAATTTGAGCATGCAATTCTTAGAGTCCGCTTTCAAATGATCAAGGAATGCTTAAATATAGAGTTAGGATGGAATATGCTAGAAAATACTCATTATTTTATTGTCAATTGGCATGCAAAAATTGAGGATAAATACGTATTTCCAGTTCTTGAAAAGATGGGGATTAATGTTAAGCCCCTCTCTAATGATCACTTACTCATAGAAAAATATGGGAACTCCGTATTAAAGGAGAAAAGAAGGGATTGGGCTGAAAGGTACATTCGTATAGTTATTGATCACAATCTTAATGAAGAAAAAATATTTCCTAAAGAAATAGAAGAACATGATATATTAAAGGATATTATAGCTGATATGAGAAACTTTTCAGGATACTTTGAGTTTACTGGGTTAAGTGAATATGATCTATATTATTCTGAGTAA